From a single Sinorhizobium sp. RAC02 genomic region:
- a CDS encoding zinc-binding alcohol dehydrogenase family protein, producing the protein MKAIVCIEPGRLEMVVSENPGAPPEGWVRVAVSHVGICGTDYHIFEGKHPFLDYPRVMGHEVSAIVTDPGQSALAVGAPVVVNPYISCGTCIACRKGKPNCCTAIRVLGVHTDGALCEEILVPADNLYPADGLSLEAAATVEFLAIGAHAVRRSLALAGSRALVIGAGPIGLGTALFSRIAGHAVTLMDTSTERLAMARERFGFDDGIVAGSAAAQMVLDATGGDGFDVVFDATGYAASMQAAFAYVAHGGALVLVSVVKDEIRFSDPEFHKREMMLVGSRNATRVDFEHVMAAIRAGQIPVDRLVTHRTTLERVPLDLARWAAEKAGLIKAIVRVAA; encoded by the coding sequence ATGAAAGCCATCGTCTGCATCGAACCCGGCCGGCTGGAGATGGTTGTCAGTGAAAACCCGGGCGCACCGCCGGAGGGCTGGGTGCGCGTCGCCGTCAGCCATGTCGGCATCTGCGGCACCGATTACCACATCTTCGAAGGCAAACACCCATTCCTCGACTATCCCCGGGTGATGGGCCACGAAGTCTCCGCCATCGTCACCGACCCCGGCCAGAGCGCACTTGCTGTCGGTGCTCCTGTCGTGGTGAACCCCTATATTTCCTGCGGTACCTGCATCGCCTGCCGGAAGGGCAAGCCCAACTGCTGCACCGCGATCCGCGTTCTTGGCGTGCATACGGATGGCGCGCTCTGTGAGGAAATCCTCGTCCCGGCCGATAATCTTTATCCGGCTGATGGCCTCTCCCTGGAGGCAGCCGCGACCGTGGAGTTTCTGGCGATCGGCGCCCATGCCGTGCGCCGCTCGCTGGCGCTCGCAGGATCCCGGGCGCTGGTGATCGGCGCCGGGCCGATCGGCCTGGGCACCGCACTGTTCTCCCGCATTGCCGGCCACGCCGTGACGCTGATGGACACATCCACCGAACGCCTCGCCATGGCCAGGGAGCGATTCGGTTTCGACGACGGCATCGTCGCGGGCTCGGCGGCGGCGCAGATGGTACTTGATGCCACCGGCGGCGATGGTTTCGATGTCGTCTTCGATGCCACCGGCTACGCAGCGTCGATGCAGGCGGCCTTCGCCTATGTCGCCCATGGCGGCGCGCTCGTGCTGGTCAGCGTGGTGAAGGACGAGATCCGCTTCTCCGATCCGGAGTTCCACAAGCGGGAAATGATGCTGGTCGGCAGCCGCAACGCGACGCGCGTCGATTTCGAGCATGTGATGGCGGCGATCCGCGCGGGGCAGATCCCGGTGGACAGGCTCGTCACCCATCGCACCACGCTGGAGCGCGTTCCCCTCGACCTTGCCCGCTGGGCGGCGGAAAAGGCCGGCCTCATCAAGGCGATC
- a CDS encoding ABC transporter permease, with protein sequence MSVDTTTESAPAPKRGTNILLGLTLLGLLLFLWLLLGLSTNAFWTPGNISNLLRQGAMTAILAVGQTFVIITAGIDLSVGAIVGFTSVIVAWLLQAGVPLWASIILTLLMGVAIGAFHGFGIVRMGLPSFIITLATLTSLRGIGLLITNGSTISINHEGFTNFSRTDFLGVPSLFWMVILVAIPAFVFLHLSRFGRYLFAVGSNSEAARLSGVNVNRTIYLAYILSATCAAFVGLLLASRIGIGNATQAEGWELQAIASSVIGGTSLFGAVGSVHGPLLGAFILATINNGANLLNVNSFWQRIITGLLIIVIVYFDQLRRRGSR encoded by the coding sequence ATGAGCGTGGACACGACGACGGAAAGCGCACCGGCGCCGAAGAGAGGCACCAACATCCTGCTTGGCCTGACGCTGCTCGGGCTTCTGCTGTTCCTCTGGCTGCTGCTCGGCCTGTCGACCAATGCCTTCTGGACACCGGGCAATATCAGCAACCTTTTGCGCCAGGGCGCGATGACGGCGATCCTCGCGGTCGGCCAGACCTTCGTCATCATCACCGCCGGCATCGACCTGTCCGTCGGCGCGATCGTCGGCTTCACCAGCGTCATCGTCGCCTGGCTGCTTCAGGCCGGCGTGCCGCTCTGGGCGTCGATCATATTGACGCTGCTGATGGGTGTTGCGATCGGCGCCTTCCACGGGTTCGGCATCGTGCGCATGGGCCTGCCGTCCTTCATCATCACGCTCGCCACGCTCACCTCGCTTCGCGGCATCGGCCTCTTGATCACCAACGGCTCGACGATCTCGATCAACCATGAAGGCTTCACGAACTTCTCCCGCACCGATTTCCTCGGTGTGCCGAGCCTGTTCTGGATGGTCATCCTGGTGGCGATCCCGGCCTTCGTTTTCCTGCATCTCTCGCGCTTCGGCCGCTATCTCTTCGCCGTCGGCTCGAACAGCGAGGCGGCGCGGCTGTCCGGCGTCAATGTCAACCGCACGATCTACCTCGCCTATATCCTTTCGGCCACCTGCGCCGCCTTCGTCGGCCTGCTGCTCGCCTCGCGCATCGGCATCGGCAATGCCACGCAGGCGGAAGGTTGGGAGCTTCAGGCGATCGCCTCGTCGGTCATCGGCGGCACCAGCCTGTTCGGCGCGGTCGGCTCGGTGCACGGGCCGCTGCTCGGCGCCTTCATCCTGGCGACCATCAACAACGGCGCGAACCTCCTAAACGTCAATTCGTTCTGGCAGCGCATCATCACGGGCCTCCTGATCATCGTCATCGTCTATTTCGACCAGCTGCGCCGCCGCGGAAGCCGCTGA
- a CDS encoding sugar ABC transporter ATP-binding protein, which yields MSSLEELSHRHEDEAKLAESETVPRGAPILELRGLQKKYGLVEALKPATVTFLAGEIHAIVGENGAGKSTLIKLLTGVIRRTAGEVFWCGKPVQLATPTEAISRGINAVHQEVVLCPHLSVAANMFLGDEMDSYGLMRKGAMERAAQAVLDDLGFQLPAAAPLQNLTIGQQQLVATAKAAMRGIRFLIFDEPTAYLTRQESAQLFRLIRRLRDQGVTIVYISHRMEEVFELADRVSVLRDGTHVGTRLIGETNENELIALMINRTIEQIYHKEKVPIGNVIVETKGLSGPGFEDVSLTVRAGEIVGLYGLIGAGRSEFALGLYGRQPLSSGEIFWDGRKVDIRNERTAMELGIALAPESRRDQGLCLNLPIGLNINLPVLKRLSSGLVIRKGDEAANADRQIRDLRIKTPSRRVLASAMSGGNQQKIVIGKWLSHGARLFIFDEPTVGVDVGTKAEIYRLFGELLKKGAGIILISSYLPEVYELSDRLHVFRGGRLVASHDHRVASHEDVLTQAIGI from the coding sequence ATGAGCAGCCTTGAAGAGCTCAGCCATCGGCATGAAGACGAGGCGAAGCTCGCTGAATCCGAAACGGTGCCGCGTGGCGCGCCGATCCTTGAACTGCGCGGGCTTCAGAAGAAGTACGGCCTGGTCGAGGCGCTGAAACCGGCGACGGTGACTTTTCTTGCTGGCGAAATCCACGCCATCGTCGGCGAAAACGGCGCCGGCAAATCGACGCTGATCAAGCTCCTGACCGGGGTCATCCGCCGCACGGCCGGCGAGGTGTTCTGGTGCGGCAAGCCCGTGCAACTGGCGACCCCAACCGAGGCTATCTCCCGCGGCATCAATGCCGTGCATCAGGAAGTGGTGCTCTGCCCGCACCTTTCTGTGGCGGCCAATATGTTCCTTGGCGACGAGATGGATAGCTACGGGCTGATGCGCAAGGGCGCCATGGAGCGCGCGGCGCAGGCGGTGCTCGATGATCTCGGGTTCCAGCTGCCGGCCGCCGCACCCCTCCAGAATCTCACCATCGGCCAGCAGCAGTTGGTGGCGACCGCCAAGGCCGCCATGCGCGGCATCCGTTTCCTGATCTTTGATGAACCGACCGCCTATCTGACGCGCCAGGAATCGGCCCAGCTCTTCCGGCTCATTCGCCGGCTACGCGATCAGGGCGTCACCATCGTCTATATCAGCCATCGCATGGAGGAAGTGTTCGAGCTTGCCGACCGTGTCTCGGTCCTGCGCGACGGCACCCATGTCGGCACGCGCCTCATCGGCGAGACCAATGAGAACGAACTGATCGCGCTGATGATCAATCGCACGATCGAGCAGATCTACCACAAGGAAAAGGTGCCGATCGGCAATGTCATCGTCGAGACGAAGGGCCTGTCCGGCCCGGGTTTCGAGGATGTCTCGCTCACGGTGCGCGCGGGTGAGATCGTCGGCCTTTACGGCCTGATCGGTGCCGGCCGCAGCGAGTTCGCGCTCGGCCTCTATGGCCGCCAGCCGCTTTCTTCCGGTGAAATCTTCTGGGACGGCAGGAAGGTCGATATCCGCAACGAACGCACCGCGATGGAACTCGGCATCGCGCTGGCGCCGGAAAGCCGCCGCGACCAGGGCCTCTGCCTCAACCTGCCGATCGGCCTCAACATCAACCTGCCGGTCTTGAAGCGGCTGAGTTCCGGCCTGGTGATCCGCAAGGGCGACGAGGCGGCGAATGCCGACCGGCAGATCCGCGATCTTCGCATCAAGACCCCGTCGCGCCGCGTGCTGGCATCGGCCATGTCCGGCGGCAACCAGCAGAAGATCGTCATCGGCAAATGGCTGAGCCACGGCGCCCGGCTCTTCATCTTCGACGAGCCGACCGTCGGCGTCGATGTCGGCACCAAGGCGGAAATCTACCGCCTGTTCGGCGAGCTGTTGAAAAAAGGCGCCGGTATCATTCTCATCTCGTCCTACCTGCCGGAGGTCTACGAACTGTCCGACCGGCTGCATGTCTTTCGCGGCGGCCGGCTCGTCGCCAGCCACGACCATCGGGTGGCCTCGCACGAGGACGTCCTGACCCAGGCTATCGGCATCTAG
- a CDS encoding ABC transporter substrate-binding protein has protein sequence MSIVRSLLSRRAFTALAGAAVLATMAPAASFAQDVTIPIIVKDTTSFYWQIVLAGARAAGKDLGVNVPELGAQSESDINGQITILENAVAGGPAAVVISPTEFKALGKPVDEAAKSVPIIGIDSGADSKAFTSFLTTDNVQGGRIAADGLAAAIKAVSGKEEGEIAIITSLPGVGSLDQRREGFLDQVKTKYPGLKVVADKYADGQATTGLNMMTDLITANPNLVGVFASNLIMAQGVGQAIAENKLGDKIKVIGFDSDEKTVGFLKEGVLAGLVVQDPYRMGYDGVKTALAVSKGEKVETFVDTGANLVTKENMADPKIDALLNPKI, from the coding sequence ATGAGCATTGTAAGATCGCTTCTGTCTCGCCGCGCCTTCACGGCGCTGGCGGGTGCCGCAGTCCTCGCCACCATGGCCCCTGCCGCGTCCTTCGCGCAGGACGTCACCATCCCGATCATCGTCAAGGACACCACGTCCTTCTACTGGCAGATCGTGCTGGCCGGCGCCCGCGCTGCCGGCAAGGATCTCGGTGTCAACGTGCCGGAACTCGGCGCGCAGTCGGAATCCGACATCAACGGCCAGATCACCATTCTTGAAAACGCCGTCGCGGGCGGCCCGGCCGCCGTCGTCATTTCGCCGACGGAATTCAAGGCGCTCGGTAAGCCGGTCGACGAGGCAGCCAAGTCCGTTCCGATCATCGGCATCGACTCGGGCGCGGATTCCAAGGCCTTCACCTCGTTCCTGACCACCGACAACGTGCAGGGCGGCCGCATCGCGGCTGATGGTCTTGCTGCCGCGATCAAGGCCGTATCCGGCAAGGAAGAGGGCGAAATCGCCATCATCACCAGCCTGCCGGGCGTCGGCTCGCTCGACCAGCGCCGCGAGGGTTTCCTCGATCAGGTCAAGACGAAATATCCGGGCCTGAAGGTCGTTGCGGATAAATATGCGGACGGCCAGGCCACCACCGGCCTCAACATGATGACCGACCTCATCACCGCCAACCCCAACCTCGTCGGCGTCTTCGCCTCCAACCTCATCATGGCGCAGGGCGTCGGCCAGGCGATCGCCGAAAATAAGCTGGGCGACAAGATCAAGGTCATCGGCTTCGATAGCGACGAAAAGACCGTCGGCTTCCTCAAGGAAGGCGTGCTTGCCGGCCTCGTCGTGCAGGACCCCTATCGCATGGGCTATGACGGCGTGAAGACGGCGCTCGCCGTCTCCAAGGGCGAAAAGGTGGAAACCTTCGTCGATACCGGTGCCAATCTCGTCACCAAGGAGAACATGGCCGATCCGAAGATCGACGCGCTGTTGAACCCGAAGATCTGA
- a CDS encoding RbsD/FucU domain-containing protein, producing MLKGIHPLLGPDLLHAIRTMGHGDDIVIADANFPSSFLGPKVIRADGVDAVSITEAVLAHMPLDTFVPQAAWRMEVVGDPTAVPEICVTFQDVVRELAGDFTVHAVERFAFYEMAKKAAYIVATTEFRLYGNIILKKGVVHPHEVFRV from the coding sequence ATGTTGAAAGGCATTCATCCGCTGCTCGGGCCGGACCTGCTGCACGCGATCAGGACCATGGGCCATGGCGACGATATCGTCATAGCCGACGCGAATTTCCCGTCGAGTTTTTTAGGCCCCAAGGTGATCCGGGCGGACGGCGTCGATGCGGTGTCGATCACCGAAGCGGTGCTGGCGCATATGCCGCTCGATACGTTCGTGCCGCAGGCTGCCTGGCGCATGGAGGTTGTTGGCGATCCGACGGCGGTTCCCGAGATCTGCGTGACGTTTCAGGATGTGGTGCGCGAACTGGCCGGCGATTTTACCGTTCATGCGGTCGAGCGTTTTGCCTTCTATGAGATGGCGAAGAAGGCGGCCTATATTGTCGCGACGACGGAATTCCGGCTTTATGGCAACATCATTCTGAAGAAGGGTGTCGTGCACCCGCATGAGGTCTTCCGGGTCTAG
- a CDS encoding aldo/keto reductase encodes MKTRTIGRTALAVTEFSFGTASLGGLYRACPRDTAMATLNAAWDEGLRYFDTAPWYGFGLAERYTGDFLREKPKGSYVLSTKVGRVMVPVPDDKVPNYGFVDPLPFDVLYDYSYDGIMRSVEFSYARLGLNRIDILYVHDIGVYTHGAERNAVYIRQLLDSGLKALAELKSTGVISAFGLGVNEVPVCLDVMRHADLDAILLAGRYTLLDRSAVDALLPLCVEKGTSLVVGGVFNSGILATGPGAGAHFDYMPATPDILAKVGAMVGIAEGRGLPLAAPALHFPLQHPAVASVLLGTAKPESLHRNMALARMDVPQDIYPAFEPYTLVAPELGEEAVRQ; translated from the coding sequence ATGAAGACGAGGACCATCGGGAGGACGGCTCTTGCCGTCACCGAATTCAGTTTCGGCACGGCATCGCTTGGCGGGCTGTACCGCGCCTGCCCGCGCGACACCGCGATGGCCACCCTGAATGCCGCCTGGGACGAGGGGCTTCGTTATTTCGATACCGCGCCCTGGTACGGCTTTGGGCTCGCCGAGCGTTACACCGGCGACTTTCTGCGCGAGAAGCCGAAGGGTAGCTATGTGCTGTCCACAAAGGTCGGCCGTGTCATGGTGCCGGTGCCGGACGACAAGGTGCCGAACTATGGTTTTGTCGATCCACTGCCCTTCGATGTGCTCTACGATTACAGCTATGACGGCATCATGCGGTCCGTCGAATTCAGCTACGCACGGCTGGGGCTCAACCGGATCGATATTCTCTATGTGCACGATATCGGCGTCTACACACATGGTGCCGAGCGCAACGCCGTCTATATCAGGCAGTTGCTCGATTCCGGTCTCAAGGCGCTTGCCGAATTGAAATCCACGGGCGTCATCAGCGCGTTCGGGCTTGGTGTGAACGAAGTTCCCGTCTGCCTTGATGTCATGCGCCACGCCGATCTCGACGCCATCCTGCTCGCCGGCCGTTACACGTTGCTCGATCGTTCGGCGGTGGACGCGCTTTTGCCGCTCTGCGTGGAAAAGGGCACATCGCTGGTGGTCGGCGGCGTCTTCAATTCCGGCATCCTTGCGACAGGCCCGGGCGCGGGCGCGCATTTCGACTATATGCCGGCGACGCCGGATATCCTGGCCAAGGTTGGTGCGATGGTGGGGATTGCAGAGGGTAGGGGTCTGCCGCTTGCCGCGCCCGCTCTGCATTTCCCGTTGCAGCACCCGGCCGTGGCGTCCGTCCTGCTCGGCACGGCGAAGCCTGAAAGCCTGCACCGCAACATGGCGCTCGCGCGCATGGACGTTCCGCAGGATATTTACCCGGCTTTCGAGCCATACACGCTGGTGGCGCCCGAACTGGGAGAAGAGGCCGTCCGGCAGTAA
- a CDS encoding GntR family transcriptional regulator, with amino-acid sequence MAKQNNVFKDAFNRCVKLLEQTASLPSEPELGATLGVSRTTVRAILTRLEDVGLLTWEKRRKIVLRKPVAADYFPTEETDSLSEIIERSFMRRILAGGAEPGMQINELELAREIGIGTTSVREFLIRFSRFGLIEKRPNSHWVLKGFTREFALELTEVREMFELRSAAAFARLPEDHPAWQELDAIEAVHHAILADIDDRYLDFSELDERFHLLVHRASKNRFIVDFYDVIAIVFHYHYQWNKTNARQRNARALEEHLAYIAALRSRDAIEIELACRQHLKSARETLLQSIN; translated from the coding sequence ATGGCCAAACAGAACAATGTCTTCAAGGACGCCTTCAATCGCTGTGTCAAGCTTCTGGAGCAGACGGCGAGCCTGCCGTCCGAGCCGGAACTCGGCGCCACGCTCGGCGTCAGCCGCACGACCGTGCGGGCGATCCTGACCCGGCTGGAAGACGTCGGCCTGCTGACCTGGGAAAAGCGGCGCAAGATCGTGCTGAGAAAACCCGTCGCCGCCGATTATTTTCCCACCGAGGAGACGGATTCGCTTTCCGAAATCATCGAGCGCAGTTTCATGCGCCGGATTCTCGCCGGCGGCGCCGAGCCCGGCATGCAGATCAACGAGCTGGAGCTGGCCCGCGAGATCGGCATCGGCACGACCAGCGTGCGCGAATTCCTCATCCGCTTCAGCCGCTTCGGGCTCATCGAAAAGCGGCCGAACAGCCATTGGGTGCTGAAGGGGTTTACCCGTGAATTCGCGTTGGAGCTGACGGAAGTGCGCGAAATGTTCGAACTGCGCTCAGCCGCCGCCTTCGCGCGCCTGCCGGAGGATCATCCGGCCTGGCAGGAACTCGACGCGATCGAGGCCGTGCATCACGCGATCCTCGCCGATATCGACGATCGTTACCTGGATTTCTCCGAACTCGACGAGCGTTTTCACCTCCTGGTGCACCGCGCCTCGAAGAACCGTTTCATCGTCGATTTCTACGATGTGATCGCCATCGTCTTCCACTACCACTACCAGTGGAACAAGACGAATGCGCGCCAGCGCAATGCCCGGGCACTTGAGGAACATCTCGCCTATATCGCCGCCCTGCGCTCGCGCGATGCAATCGAGATCGAGCTCGCCTGCCGGCAGCATCTCAAATCGGCGCGCGAAACACTGCTGCAATCCATCAACTGA
- a CDS encoding D-mannonate oxidoreductase: MPTPIVQFGTSRFLQAHADLFVSEALEKGEALGPITVIQTTGSPERARRLAALAAPGGYPVIVRGRQDGHDIEREQRVTSVTRALSTASDWDEVRRVFCEEADVVLSNTGDTGYDVGENDLARPVPASFPGKLLALLHERFRANSRKLTVLPCELVSRNGDVLKRLILDLQADRYPESEFRDWLQTAVVWANTLVDRIVSEPIEPAGAVAEPYALWAIENQLGLTGPCRHPAIHIVDDLTPYEKLKLHILNLGHTVLADFWLKENRPADETVQAMLRDVDIRQRLLSLYNAEVIPGFAAKGLRGEAEAYVAATVERFDNPFLDHRMRDIANHHAEKLVRRLVDFHAWTPDVPKPVLLEIAGVQ; encoded by the coding sequence ATGCCGACGCCTATCGTACAATTCGGAACCAGCCGTTTCCTTCAGGCGCATGCGGATCTCTTCGTCAGCGAGGCCTTGGAAAAGGGCGAGGCGCTCGGCCCCATCACCGTCATCCAGACGACCGGTTCGCCCGAGCGCGCCAGACGCCTCGCCGCGCTGGCGGCACCGGGTGGCTATCCCGTCATCGTGCGCGGTCGACAGGACGGCCATGACATCGAGCGCGAACAGCGGGTGACCAGCGTCACACGCGCGCTTTCGACGGCAAGCGATTGGGATGAGGTCCGGCGGGTTTTTTGCGAGGAAGCCGATGTCGTGCTGTCGAACACCGGCGATACCGGCTACGACGTGGGCGAGAACGATCTTGCGAGACCGGTTCCGGCCTCATTTCCGGGCAAGCTTCTGGCGCTGCTCCATGAGCGTTTTCGGGCGAATTCACGCAAGCTGACCGTACTGCCCTGCGAACTCGTATCCAGAAATGGCGACGTGCTGAAGCGCCTGATCCTCGACCTCCAGGCCGACCGTTACCCGGAGTCTGAATTCCGCGACTGGCTGCAGACCGCCGTGGTCTGGGCAAACACCTTGGTCGACCGGATCGTCTCCGAGCCGATCGAGCCGGCGGGCGCGGTGGCGGAACCCTATGCGCTGTGGGCAATCGAAAACCAGCTCGGCCTGACCGGGCCATGCCGACACCCCGCCATCCACATCGTCGACGACCTGACGCCCTATGAAAAACTGAAACTGCACATCCTCAATCTCGGCCACACCGTGCTGGCCGATTTCTGGCTGAAGGAAAACCGGCCGGCGGACGAGACCGTGCAGGCGATGCTGCGTGATGTCGATATCCGGCAGCGGCTGCTTTCCCTCTACAACGCCGAGGTCATCCCCGGCTTCGCTGCGAAGGGTTTGCGCGGCGAAGCCGAGGCCTATGTCGCCGCAACGGTGGAGCGCTTCGACAATCCGTTTCTCGATCACCGCATGCGCGACATTGCCAACCACCACGCGGAAAAGCTCGTCCGCCGCCTCGTCGACTTTCACGCCTGGACGCCTGATGTCCCGAAGCCGGTGCTGCTGGAAATCGCTGGCGTTCAGTAA
- a CDS encoding HpcH/HpaI aldolase/citrate lyase family protein, giving the protein MSAPKNAFKAALRDGRFQLGLWAALGSAYAVEILSTSGYDWLLIDGEHGPNDMPLMSAQVGALRHSATHAMVRPPMGEAWILKQLLDQGAQTFLIPMVESAAQAEALVRAVRYPPHGIRGVGAGLGRASDFNRTPDYITTANDQICLIVQVENKAGLAAVDEIAAVEGVDGIFIGPSDLAADMGHLGNPGAPEVLAAITHIFARTKAHGKARGIMTVSLPQAEVYRDLGADFMAIGTDVNCLVSAVDGLRRRFLGEDVSDKRGGGY; this is encoded by the coding sequence GTGTCAGCACCCAAAAACGCCTTCAAGGCCGCGCTTCGCGACGGTCGGTTCCAGCTCGGGCTCTGGGCAGCCCTCGGCAGCGCCTATGCCGTGGAAATCCTCTCGACGAGCGGCTACGACTGGCTGTTGATCGATGGCGAACATGGCCCGAACGACATGCCCTTGATGAGTGCGCAGGTCGGCGCGCTGCGTCATTCGGCTACCCATGCCATGGTTCGCCCGCCGATGGGCGAGGCCTGGATCCTGAAGCAGCTGCTCGATCAGGGCGCCCAGACCTTCCTCATTCCCATGGTCGAATCGGCTGCGCAGGCGGAAGCCCTGGTCCGCGCCGTCCGCTACCCGCCGCATGGCATCCGCGGTGTCGGCGCCGGTCTTGGCCGGGCGAGCGATTTCAACCGCACACCAGATTACATAACGACCGCCAATGACCAGATCTGTCTGATCGTGCAGGTCGAAAACAAGGCGGGCCTTGCGGCGGTCGACGAAATCGCGGCGGTCGAGGGTGTGGATGGCATCTTCATCGGCCCATCGGATCTCGCGGCGGATATGGGCCACCTTGGCAATCCGGGCGCACCGGAGGTCCTGGCGGCGATCACCCATATCTTCGCGCGCACCAAGGCGCACGGCAAGGCACGCGGCATCATGACCGTCTCGCTGCCGCAGGCCGAGGTCTACCGCGATCTCGGTGCGGACTTCATGGCGATCGGAACCGACGTGAACTGCCTCGTTTCGGCGGTTGACGGCCTTCGCCGCCGCTTCCTTGGTGAAGATGTGTCGGACAAGCGCGGCGGCGGTTACTGA
- the gabD gene encoding NADP-dependent succinate-semialdehyde dehydrogenase, translated as MSLKDPSLLRQAALVGTRWIDADSSGIAVKNPATGELVGYVPKLGAKETKEAIDAAARAQKGWAARTAKERSGVLRKWFQLMIDNKDDLGRILTMEQGKPLAEATGEIVYGASFVEWFAEEARRLYGDIIPGHQKDKRLLVMKQPIGVVAAITPWNFPNAMITRKAGPAFAAGCAMVLKPASQTPFSAIAIAILAERAGLPAGLFSVITGSAREIGAEMTANPTVRKLTFTGSTEIGAELYKQCAPTIKKLGLELGGNAPFIVFDDADLDAAVEGALIAKFRNNGQTCVCANRLYVQDGVYDAFSEKLAAAVGKLKTGNGFDEGVILGPLIDTSALEKVEEHVSDAVKKGGRVLQGGKRHALGGTFYEATVIADVTPDMAVAREETFGPVAPLFRFKDEDDVIAQANDTEFGLASYFYAKELSRVFRVAEALEYGMVGVNTGLISTAEAPFGGVKLSGLGREGSRYGIEEFTEIKYVCLGGIA; from the coding sequence ATGAGCCTGAAAGACCCGAGCCTGCTGCGCCAGGCAGCCCTTGTCGGCACACGCTGGATCGACGCGGATTCGAGCGGCATTGCCGTGAAGAACCCTGCGACGGGTGAGCTGGTCGGCTATGTTCCGAAGCTCGGCGCCAAGGAGACCAAGGAAGCGATCGATGCGGCAGCAAGGGCCCAGAAGGGCTGGGCCGCCCGCACCGCCAAGGAGCGCTCGGGCGTGCTGCGCAAGTGGTTCCAGTTGATGATCGACAACAAGGACGATCTCGGCCGCATCCTGACCATGGAGCAGGGCAAGCCGCTCGCCGAAGCCACCGGCGAAATCGTCTATGGCGCAAGCTTCGTCGAATGGTTTGCGGAGGAGGCACGCCGTCTCTATGGCGATATCATTCCCGGCCACCAGAAGGACAAGCGCCTTCTGGTGATGAAGCAGCCGATCGGCGTCGTCGCGGCCATCACGCCGTGGAACTTCCCCAATGCCATGATCACCCGCAAGGCCGGCCCGGCCTTTGCCGCCGGTTGCGCCATGGTGCTGAAACCCGCTTCGCAGACGCCGTTCTCGGCGATCGCGATCGCCATCCTCGCCGAACGCGCCGGCCTGCCCGCCGGACTGTTTTCCGTCATCACGGGCTCTGCCCGCGAGATCGGCGCGGAAATGACCGCCAACCCGACCGTGCGCAAGCTTACCTTCACCGGCTCGACGGAGATCGGCGCCGAGCTCTACAAGCAATGCGCCCCGACCATCAAGAAGCTCGGCCTCGAACTCGGCGGCAACGCGCCCTTCATCGTCTTCGACGACGCCGATCTCGATGCGGCGGTTGAAGGCGCGCTGATCGCCAAATTCCGCAACAACGGCCAGACCTGCGTCTGCGCCAACCGGCTCTATGTGCAGGATGGGGTCTATGACGCCTTCTCCGAAAAGCTCGCAGCCGCCGTCGGCAAGCTAAAGACCGGCAATGGCTTCGATGAGGGCGTGATTCTCGGCCCGCTGATCGATACGTCAGCGCTGGAGAAGGTTGAAGAGCACGTTTCCGATGCGGTCAAGAAGGGTGGCCGGGTCTTGCAGGGCGGCAAGCGCCACGCGCTCGGCGGCACCTTCTACGAGGCGACTGTCATTGCCGACGTGACGCCGGACATGGCGGTTGCGCGGGAAGAAACCTTCGGCCCCGTCGCGCCGCTCTTCCGCTTCAAGGACGAGGATGACGTCATCGCCCAGGCGAACGACACGGAGTTCGGCCTTGCCTCCTATTTCTACGCCAAGGAACTGTCGCGGGTGTTCCGCGTCGCCGAGGCCCTGGAATATGGTATGGTCGGCGTCAATACCGGCCTGATCTCGACGGCGGAAGCCCCGTTCGGCGGCGTAAAACTCTCCGGTCTCGGCCGCGAGGGCTCGCGCTACGGCATCGAGGAATTCACCGAGATCAAATATGTCTGCCTAGGCGGCATCGCCTGA